A stretch of DNA from Dokdonia sp. PRO95:
TATCACATAGATAGAATGGTAGTAAACCTAAAACGCAACGGGATGCTGGATCACTGTGCGGGTATGGTTGTGGGTGGTATGACGAAGATGCACGACAACAGAATCCCTTTTGGGAAAACGGCTCAAGAGATTGTGCTAGATGCTGTAAAAGAATGTGACTTCCCAGTAGCGTTTGACTTCCCAGCAGGTCACGTAGATAATAATAACGCATTGAAGTTGGGGAGTGAGATTACGCTTGAAGTAACAGCAACTAAAACAAGTATACAATATGAATAGAATTCTCTCTATACTTATAATGATGTTTTTGTTTTCTTGTATGGATAAACCTTCTTGCAATTTTATAGAATCCTACTATCAAGATGTTTATCAAGCAGAGCTGGCATTTTATGAAGAAGACTACCAGAAAGCATATGATATTTTTAAAGAGGTAGAAGCTCGTTGTGGTCTATTGAACCAGACGCTCATTAGAGAGCCTGAAATGATGGCCAAACTCTCCATTAAAGTAGGTGAACCTCAAAAAGCCTTTCCTTATATGGAGCGTATGCTTAAAGAAGGAATGAGTTTTGATACTTTTAAAAACAATGAAATATATAATATCCTCAAGGAATATGAAGAGTGGGATTATCTAGCGCGTAACGCTTCTTCTTATGAAGATGAGTTGAACGCAAATATTGACCAAGATTTGAGAGCAGAGATTATTGCGATGAACCGTCTTGATCAAAAAGTAAGACAGTCTCCTATAGATTTTATAGAGATGGAACGCGTAGATAGCGTTCACCAAAAGAGAATCAAAGAGATTTTTAATCAATATGGATATCCTTCAACTCAACTTGTGGGTAAGGATAATTTCAATCAAGGTGAGCGTGTAGATATAAAAACATTGTTTTTTCATTTTGACGACACGATATACTTTAAACCAGTGCTTCTAAAAATGATTGAGGATGGTGAAGCTCCAGCAGACATATTAGGTAAAATGATCGACAGTAGACAGCGCTCTCGTGGTTTTTATGATTATGGGATTTATGACAATGTGGATAGCACCAATATTCTTGATTTTAAAAATGTTGACAAAAGGCGTGTTGCAGTAGGTCTTGCTCCTTGGAAGTTAAAAAAACGAGTTGATGCGCTAAGACGAGCTTATTATGGGTACTAATCACACAACTAAATTATGACCCCAAAAGAACTAGGCGAATACGGCGAAGAACTAGCAACCCTGCATTTAATAAAGCAGGGGTACACGATTCTTGAACGTAATTGGTTTTTTGGAAAAAATGAAGTCGACATTATCTGCCAGAAGGAAGAAGGCGTCCTGGTAGTGGTAGAAGTAAAAGCGCGTAACTCAGATTTCTTTGGCGATCCGCAGAGTTTTGTGAGTACTGGTAAGCAAAAGTCTATCGTAAAAGTGTCAAATGAATATGTACTAGAAAATGACCTAGATGTCGAAGTACGTTTTGACATTATCGCAGTACTCAAAAACTCAAAGCAAGAACGCCTTGAGCATTTTGAGGATGCGTTTTACTTTTTTTAAAATGATAGTTCTTATTAACCTATTTGCTTTTTGATCATATCAATCGCTTTTAAAATAATAAGGATATTAAATACCTGTGCCACGATACTTAATGGCAGTGCTACAATGACCAAAATTATGG
This window harbors:
- a CDS encoding YraN family protein, which produces MTPKELGEYGEELATLHLIKQGYTILERNWFFGKNEVDIICQKEEGVLVVVEVKARNSDFFGDPQSFVSTGKQKSIVKVSNEYVLENDLDVEVRFDIIAVLKNSKQERLEHFEDAFYFF